The following are encoded in a window of Mycobacterium sp. ELW1 genomic DNA:
- a CDS encoding sensor domain-containing diguanylate cyclase, which yields MSEAAFPIPANERERLNVLADYNIMDSLPEQAYDDFVKLASAICGTPIALISLLDEDRQWFKADFGLGVSETPRSQAFCAHAIMNPDDVMTVEDATADERFATNPLVTGDPHIRFYAGAPLVAPTGEALGTICVIDRQPRTLSETQREALAILSREIIVQLELRRSIETLEQAVLDQEKYVELLQEYQRDIEKVRVHLESQSVTDVLTGVKNRRSFDMTLDEECMRAQTRGTTLSLIMIDVDLFKAFNDIHGHPAGDEVLRGVARLLQSELRVSDSLFRYGGEEFAVVLPETTCKGAFVLGERFRRAVQRAPWPKRPISISIGVAATDANITSPQDLLQAADGALYQAKQSGRNRVVMASGDG from the coding sequence ATGTCAGAGGCCGCTTTTCCGATACCAGCCAACGAGCGCGAGCGACTGAATGTCCTTGCGGATTACAACATCATGGACTCGCTGCCGGAACAGGCCTACGACGACTTCGTCAAGTTGGCGTCGGCCATCTGCGGCACGCCCATCGCGCTCATCTCGTTGTTGGACGAGGATCGGCAATGGTTCAAAGCCGACTTCGGTCTCGGGGTCAGCGAAACTCCGCGTTCGCAGGCGTTCTGCGCCCACGCGATCATGAATCCCGATGACGTGATGACCGTGGAGGATGCCACCGCCGACGAACGCTTCGCGACCAATCCCTTGGTCACCGGCGACCCGCACATCCGCTTCTACGCCGGCGCGCCGCTGGTGGCGCCGACCGGTGAGGCGCTGGGCACGATTTGCGTGATCGACCGTCAGCCGCGAACTCTCAGCGAGACACAGCGGGAGGCGCTGGCGATTCTGTCCCGCGAGATCATCGTGCAGCTTGAGCTACGCCGCAGCATCGAAACTCTGGAGCAGGCGGTGCTGGACCAGGAGAAGTACGTGGAACTGCTGCAGGAGTATCAGCGCGACATCGAGAAGGTGCGGGTGCACCTGGAGTCTCAATCGGTAACCGATGTGTTGACCGGAGTGAAGAACCGCCGCTCGTTCGACATGACTCTCGACGAGGAGTGCATGCGGGCGCAAACCCGCGGCACCACGTTGTCACTGATCATGATTGACGTCGACCTGTTCAAGGCATTCAACGACATCCACGGACACCCGGCCGGTGACGAGGTGCTGCGTGGGGTTGCCCGTCTGCTGCAATCCGAACTACGGGTCTCCGATTCGCTGTTCCGCTACGGCGGCGAGGAGTTCGCGGTCGTGCTCCCCGAAACCACCTGCAAGGGTGCGTTCGTGCTCGGCGAGCGGTTCCGCCGCGCCGTGCAGCGTGCGCCGTGGCCCAAGCGCCCGATCTCGATCAGCATCGGCGTCGCGGCCACCGACGCCAACATCACTTCACCGCAAGATCTCCTACAGGCCGCGGATGGCGCGCTCTACCAAGCCAAGCAGAGCGGGCGGAATCGGGTCGTCATGGCGTCGGGCGACGGCTAG
- a CDS encoding phosphotransferase family protein: MVTDFDVPRFSAWLAEVTGRPADVEVTPIRGGGSCEMFRVDRLGEPWVVRRAPVAAVSATAHQVIREARIMEILESQGIPVPRVLAHTEDPAVLGAPFFVMSFVDGDVIRRDGLPEALRRDPRSQDRIGEQLVDTLAQLHAVDWASTALAEMSHPDGFLDRQVDRWLGQLDTYRVRDLPDVDDLATWLRTNVPKHGDLTVMHGDYKVDNVIWAPDAPPRIACVVDFEMTTVGDPLIDLAWAMIFWPEEGNPIALAAPGTPNGIHPDHCQTPEQLVQRYAQSTGRDLSDFTWYQVFSAWKLAIVLEGSYAKHVRGQSRNPVHEVFGAIADNLLIRARRFAR, encoded by the coding sequence GTGGTGACCGACTTCGACGTCCCGCGCTTCAGCGCGTGGCTGGCCGAGGTCACGGGCCGACCAGCCGACGTAGAGGTGACGCCGATCCGCGGCGGCGGCAGTTGCGAGATGTTCCGCGTCGACCGGCTCGGCGAACCGTGGGTGGTGCGCCGCGCCCCCGTCGCCGCGGTGTCCGCCACCGCCCATCAGGTCATCCGCGAAGCACGCATCATGGAGATCCTGGAATCACAGGGCATTCCAGTGCCAAGAGTATTGGCGCACACCGAAGACCCCGCCGTACTCGGCGCACCCTTCTTCGTGATGTCCTTTGTCGACGGTGACGTCATCCGCCGCGACGGGCTGCCCGAGGCGCTACGACGAGACCCGAGGTCTCAGGACAGGATCGGTGAGCAACTCGTCGACACCCTGGCGCAGTTGCATGCCGTCGATTGGGCATCAACCGCACTGGCCGAGATGTCTCACCCGGACGGCTTCCTCGACCGGCAGGTGGATCGCTGGCTCGGCCAACTCGATACCTACCGGGTCCGCGATCTGCCCGACGTCGACGACCTCGCCACCTGGTTGCGCACCAACGTGCCGAAACACGGCGATCTGACGGTCATGCACGGTGATTACAAGGTGGACAACGTCATCTGGGCCCCTGACGCACCACCGCGCATCGCCTGCGTCGTGGACTTCGAGATGACCACCGTCGGCGATCCGCTGATCGACCTCGCCTGGGCGATGATCTTCTGGCCGGAAGAGGGCAACCCCATCGCACTGGCCGCCCCCGGCACCCCGAACGGCATCCATCCCGACCACTGCCAAACACCGGAACAGCTCGTGCAGCGTTACGCACAGTCGACCGGCCGCGATCTGTCCGATTTCACCTGGTACCAGGTGTTCAGCGCGTGGAAGCTCGCCATCGTCTTGGAGGGCTCCTACGCCAAACATGTTCGCGGCCAATCCCGCAACCCGGTCCACGAGGTCTTCGGTGCGATCGCCGACAACCTGCTCATCCGCGCTCGGAGGTTCGCCCGATGA
- a CDS encoding glucose 1-dehydrogenase, with protein sequence MTDPLFDVSGRVVLITGGSRGLGAAMSVGLAERGARVVIASRKLASCEDLADRITSHGGEAFPLQCHVGDWETLDAVVDAATARWGRLDGLVNNAGMSPLAPSLLQTSETLFDKVIGVNLKGPTRLTALAANAMADTGGGSIVNISSLASVKPTPVAPIYGAAKSGLNALTKATALEFASAGVRVNCIICGTFDTDAASGFVRNPDTLPDVVRPIALGRVGRPEEIVGAVVYLLSDASSYTTGSLMTIDGGVAG encoded by the coding sequence ATGACCGATCCGCTCTTCGACGTATCCGGCCGCGTCGTGCTGATCACCGGGGGTAGCCGTGGGCTCGGCGCCGCCATGAGCGTCGGCCTCGCCGAGCGCGGCGCCAGAGTCGTCATCGCCAGCCGCAAACTGGCCTCCTGCGAAGATCTGGCCGATCGCATCACCAGCCACGGCGGCGAAGCGTTCCCGCTGCAATGCCACGTCGGCGACTGGGAAACCCTCGACGCCGTCGTCGACGCAGCCACCGCGCGCTGGGGCCGTTTGGACGGCTTGGTCAACAACGCCGGGATGAGTCCGCTGGCCCCGTCATTGCTCCAGACGTCGGAAACGTTGTTCGACAAGGTGATTGGTGTCAATCTCAAAGGCCCGACCCGCCTCACCGCCCTGGCCGCCAACGCCATGGCCGACACCGGTGGCGGCTCGATCGTCAACATCAGCTCGCTCGCGTCGGTGAAACCCACCCCCGTCGCGCCGATCTACGGCGCCGCCAAATCCGGCCTCAACGCACTCACCAAAGCGACAGCGCTCGAGTTCGCCTCCGCCGGGGTGCGGGTCAACTGCATCATCTGCGGAACATTCGACACCGACGCCGCATCGGGCTTCGTCCGCAACCCCGACACGCTGCCCGACGTCGTGAGGCCGATCGCACTGGGGCGGGTCGGCCGACCCGAAGAGATCGTCGGCGCCGTGGTCTACCTGCTGTCCGATGCGTCCAGCTACACGACCGGCTCGTTGATGACGATCGACGGTGGCGTAGCCGGATAG
- a CDS encoding TetR family transcriptional regulator gives MTGEIDLRPEQIVAAAVDILREGGLDAVSMRSVAGRLGVTPPPVYARIGNKNALLAAVADHFLADLAPEVFDEELWPDYARRWTSQLRQRLTEAADSRLFLQVKRPAYLEASRPLLKCMRRNGMSRDHAVRACRLLTWATVGFVAMDHPPLDVPVGRHRLAGSHPDGVTAGEIDELFSLHIDYLIEGIRRDS, from the coding sequence ATGACCGGTGAAATCGACTTGCGGCCAGAACAAATCGTGGCGGCCGCGGTCGACATCCTCCGCGAGGGTGGGCTCGACGCGGTCAGCATGCGCAGTGTGGCCGGCCGGCTCGGGGTGACGCCGCCGCCGGTGTATGCCCGTATCGGCAACAAGAACGCCCTGCTGGCTGCCGTGGCGGACCACTTCCTGGCTGACCTGGCGCCGGAGGTGTTCGATGAGGAGTTGTGGCCGGATTATGCGCGGCGCTGGACTTCGCAATTGCGGCAGCGGCTCACCGAAGCCGCCGACAGCAGGCTCTTCCTCCAGGTGAAGCGACCGGCATATCTGGAAGCGTCCCGGCCGCTGCTGAAGTGCATGCGCCGCAACGGGATGTCGCGCGACCACGCGGTACGGGCCTGCCGACTGCTGACCTGGGCGACGGTGGGCTTCGTCGCGATGGACCATCCACCCCTGGACGTGCCGGTGGGTCGTCATCGGTTGGCCGGCAGCCATCCCGATGGCGTGACGGCCGGTGAGATCGACGAATTGTTTTCGCTGCACATCGATTACCTCATCGAGGGTATCCGCCGCGACAGCTGA
- a CDS encoding NAD(P)-dependent alcohol dehydrogenase, with protein sequence MSTYTAMVMAAQGAAPEPEQRPVPHPGAGEVLVKVSASSVNYHDMVNLAGLIWGEWPRVPMSDGAGEVVAIGPDVTDFSVGDRVMSVFHPGWQDGPPTPQAKAELPGDSGDGWLQQYRIAASDGLVATPTHLSDIEAATLPCAGVTAWNALLEAGIGPGDVVVTQGTGGVSLFAVQFAHALGAEVIVTSSSDEKLQIGSALGAAHLINYRATPDWENEVKRITGGRGADLVVDLGGPETLAHSVRAARMGGTVAVIGVLTGFDAAPIPVAEVMLNNIRVIGITVGSVLSFVELCELITTARITPHISHVFDWTEVGEAVRVLQAGEHVGKIALRIS encoded by the coding sequence ATGAGCACCTACACGGCGATGGTGATGGCGGCGCAAGGGGCGGCGCCGGAACCGGAGCAGCGGCCGGTGCCACATCCCGGCGCGGGTGAAGTACTGGTGAAGGTCAGCGCGTCGAGCGTCAACTATCACGACATGGTGAATCTGGCCGGTCTGATCTGGGGTGAGTGGCCTCGTGTCCCGATGAGCGACGGAGCGGGCGAGGTCGTGGCGATCGGGCCTGACGTCACCGACTTCTCGGTGGGCGACCGCGTGATGAGCGTCTTCCACCCGGGCTGGCAGGACGGTCCGCCTACTCCGCAGGCCAAGGCCGAGCTGCCCGGCGACAGCGGCGACGGCTGGTTGCAGCAGTACCGCATCGCGGCAAGCGACGGGCTGGTCGCGACGCCAACGCATTTGAGTGACATCGAAGCGGCGACCCTGCCATGCGCGGGAGTCACCGCGTGGAATGCGTTGCTGGAGGCCGGTATTGGTCCCGGCGACGTCGTCGTCACGCAGGGCACCGGCGGCGTGTCGTTGTTCGCCGTCCAGTTCGCGCACGCGCTCGGTGCGGAGGTCATCGTGACCTCATCGTCTGACGAGAAGCTCCAGATCGGATCTGCCCTGGGCGCGGCGCACCTCATCAACTACCGCGCCACGCCGGACTGGGAGAACGAGGTCAAGCGCATCACCGGAGGACGCGGCGCGGATCTGGTGGTCGACCTCGGCGGCCCGGAGACGCTGGCCCACTCGGTGCGGGCCGCTCGGATGGGTGGCACCGTCGCGGTGATCGGTGTGCTCACGGGGTTCGACGCCGCACCCATACCGGTCGCCGAGGTGATGCTCAACAACATTCGCGTCATCGGCATCACCGTCGGGAGCGTGTTGAGTTTCGTCGAACTCTGTGAACTCATCACGACCGCCAGGATCACGCCCCACATCAGCCATGTCTTCGACTGGACCGAGGTGGGCGAGGCCGTCCGCGTGCTACAGGCCGGTGAACATGTCGGCAAGATCGCGCTGAGGATCTCATGA
- a CDS encoding acyl-CoA dehydrogenase family protein has protein sequence MIRLGGRAVMAWDFETDPEFAEQLAWMREFIDADVIPLEPILSELPAEEWQAVKRHLQERVKAQGLWGMFLDPALGGTGGGQLKLALMSEIIGRCMMSMELFGVQAPDSGNMELLAHGADEAQKQRWLFPNLRGEISSAFALTEPFLAGADPTVIATTAVADGDSWIINGHKWFTTNASCADIILVVAETDPDKRPHRHASIFVVPTDTPGLEIVREIPTMAHSDPEYGRRGNHAEVMFRDCRVPGDHLIGQRGAGFLLAQQRLGGGRIHHAMRWLGQAQRALDIMGERAVSRQSHGRLLGEHQMVQDYIALSHTEIQAARLLTFHTAWKMDRLGASAVRADLGMVKAHVSKVVLAVLDRTIQVCGALGYSGDLPVEQWYRITRFGSIGDGPDELHKSVLARHVLKKYQPVDGWPREHLPSRRPAAQQKWQQLRQEAGIA, from the coding sequence GTGATCCGACTCGGCGGAAGGGCTGTCATGGCGTGGGATTTCGAAACCGACCCCGAGTTCGCCGAGCAGCTGGCGTGGATGCGCGAGTTCATCGATGCCGACGTGATCCCGCTGGAGCCGATCCTGTCCGAGCTGCCGGCCGAGGAATGGCAGGCGGTCAAGCGTCATCTGCAGGAGCGGGTCAAAGCCCAGGGACTCTGGGGCATGTTCCTCGATCCCGCTCTTGGCGGTACCGGCGGCGGACAACTCAAACTGGCGCTGATGTCGGAGATCATCGGCCGCTGCATGATGTCGATGGAGCTGTTCGGTGTGCAGGCCCCGGACAGCGGCAATATGGAGCTGCTTGCCCACGGCGCCGACGAGGCGCAGAAACAACGCTGGCTGTTCCCGAATCTGCGTGGTGAGATCTCGAGTGCCTTCGCCCTGACGGAGCCGTTCCTGGCCGGCGCCGATCCGACCGTCATCGCCACGACGGCAGTGGCCGACGGCGACAGTTGGATCATCAACGGCCACAAGTGGTTCACCACCAACGCGTCGTGCGCCGACATCATCCTGGTGGTGGCCGAGACCGACCCCGACAAACGGCCGCACCGGCACGCGTCGATCTTCGTGGTGCCGACCGATACGCCCGGACTCGAGATCGTCCGGGAGATTCCCACGATGGCGCACTCCGACCCGGAGTACGGCCGGCGCGGTAACCATGCCGAGGTGATGTTCCGGGACTGCCGGGTACCGGGGGATCATCTGATCGGGCAGCGGGGCGCGGGTTTCCTGCTGGCCCAGCAGCGCCTCGGTGGTGGACGGATTCACCACGCAATGCGTTGGCTCGGGCAGGCGCAACGCGCACTGGACATCATGGGGGAGCGTGCCGTATCGCGGCAGTCGCACGGGCGCCTCCTCGGTGAGCACCAGATGGTTCAGGACTACATCGCGTTGTCGCACACCGAAATTCAGGCCGCGCGGTTGTTGACGTTCCATACCGCCTGGAAGATGGATCGGCTGGGGGCCAGTGCGGTGCGCGCCGACCTGGGCATGGTCAAGGCGCACGTGTCGAAGGTCGTACTCGCGGTGCTCGACCGCACGATTCAGGTGTGCGGAGCGCTGGGGTACTCCGGTGATCTGCCCGTCGAGCAGTGGTACCGGATCACCCGGTTCGGGTCGATCGGCGACGGCCCTGACGAGCTGCACAAGTCGGTGCTGGCCCGGCATGTGCTGAAGAAGTACCAACCCGTCGACGGGTGGCCGAGGGAACATCTGCCGTCGCGTCGCCCTGCGGCGCAACAGAAGTGGCAACAGTTGAGGCAGGAAGCGGGAATCGCATGA
- a CDS encoding NADPH:quinone oxidoreductase family protein — protein sequence MIVERNAAEVGPMRAWQVHGPGEPEAVLRLVEREVPAPGPGQVRVRVAAAGIGLPDVLMCRGTYPLTPAVPFTPGQELAGTVTAVGPGVDVPIGTRVMGVSDFMNGNGSFAEEALAPATSIVPAPAALDDCAAAGFWIPNVTAWTGLVDRGQLRAGQRLAVLGAAGGSGIAAVQLGKALGATVIAVVGDQSRAEFCRSFGADHVVVARDDAADDGRPLAQALREISDWLGVDMIFDPVGGAQGSNAMGALARHGRHLAVGFASGSWPTVDVQMMAVTNTTLVGVLAAPESREHTEYVLRCLTGLLDRGAIGDTVGTRWAFDDAPAALARVADRGQPGKCVLTL from the coding sequence GTGATCGTCGAGCGCAACGCCGCGGAGGTCGGACCGATGAGAGCGTGGCAGGTGCACGGCCCCGGCGAGCCCGAGGCCGTCTTACGGTTGGTGGAGCGCGAGGTGCCCGCCCCCGGGCCTGGTCAGGTTCGGGTCCGCGTCGCGGCGGCCGGAATCGGCCTGCCCGACGTCCTGATGTGCCGCGGCACCTACCCGCTCACCCCTGCCGTGCCCTTCACCCCCGGGCAGGAGCTGGCGGGCACGGTCACCGCGGTCGGTCCTGGAGTCGACGTCCCGATCGGCACCCGCGTCATGGGCGTCAGCGATTTCATGAACGGCAACGGCTCGTTCGCCGAGGAAGCGCTGGCGCCGGCGACGTCGATCGTCCCGGCACCCGCGGCACTCGACGATTGCGCCGCCGCCGGCTTCTGGATCCCCAATGTCACCGCGTGGACCGGCCTGGTCGATCGCGGGCAGCTGCGTGCCGGGCAGCGTCTGGCGGTGCTCGGCGCAGCCGGCGGCAGCGGCATCGCCGCCGTCCAACTCGGTAAGGCGTTGGGAGCCACCGTGATTGCGGTGGTCGGCGACCAGAGCCGTGCCGAGTTCTGCCGGTCGTTCGGCGCCGACCACGTCGTGGTGGCCAGAGACGACGCCGCCGACGACGGGCGTCCCCTGGCCCAGGCCCTGCGCGAAATCAGCGACTGGCTTGGCGTCGACATGATTTTCGACCCGGTCGGCGGGGCTCAGGGCAGCAACGCGATGGGCGCTCTGGCCCGCCACGGCCGGCACCTCGCCGTCGGTTTCGCCAGCGGTAGCTGGCCGACGGTTGACGTGCAGATGATGGCGGTCACCAACACCACATTGGTGGGTGTTCTCGCCGCCCCGGAGTCGCGCGAGCACACCGAGTACGTGCTGCGCTGCCTCACCGGACTCCTCGACCGCGGCGCCATCGGCGACACCGTCGGCACGCGGTGGGCTTTCGACGACGCTCCCGCAGCGCTCGCGCGCGTTGCCGACCGTGGCCAGCCGGGCAAGTGCGTCCTCACCCTGTGA
- a CDS encoding DUF2127 domain-containing protein, producing MNRWELFTCARRGHVTYAPDDAALAERLSGTTGLGEVWRCLRCGEFVVGPPHGRGPADHAPLILRGSALRQAIIVRALAVERWVRALLIVLAAWAVWQFRGARGSIQAAVERDLPLLRASGIRVDQMTAVHELEKALATKPSTLMLVFVALLVYALLELIEGVGLWLLSRWGEYFAVVATSIFLPLEVYDLLVKGVTFTRGGAFVINVAAVIYLLVSKRLFGLRGGREAYDEERRGEQLLDVERAAVA from the coding sequence ATGAACCGCTGGGAACTGTTCACCTGCGCGCGGCGGGGGCACGTCACCTACGCACCTGACGACGCCGCCCTCGCCGAGCGGTTGAGTGGGACGACCGGACTCGGCGAAGTGTGGCGATGCCTGCGGTGCGGGGAGTTCGTCGTCGGACCTCCCCATGGCCGCGGCCCCGCCGACCACGCCCCGCTGATCCTTCGCGGCAGCGCGCTGCGGCAGGCGATCATCGTGCGGGCCCTGGCGGTGGAGCGGTGGGTCCGGGCGCTGCTGATCGTGCTTGCCGCGTGGGCGGTGTGGCAGTTCCGTGGCGCGCGGGGCTCGATCCAAGCCGCCGTCGAACGCGACCTGCCGTTGCTCCGGGCGTCGGGGATCAGAGTCGACCAGATGACCGCCGTGCACGAGTTGGAGAAGGCGCTGGCCACCAAGCCCAGCACGCTGATGCTGGTATTCGTTGCGCTGCTCGTCTACGCGCTGCTGGAGCTGATCGAGGGCGTCGGTTTGTGGCTGCTGTCGCGCTGGGGTGAGTACTTCGCCGTGGTCGCGACGTCGATCTTCCTGCCGCTGGAGGTCTACGACCTCCTGGTCAAGGGGGTCACGTTCACCCGTGGGGGAGCATTCGTCATCAACGTGGCCGCGGTCATCTATCTGCTGGTGTCCAAGCGCCTGTTCGGCCTGCGCGGTGGCCGCGAAGCCTATGACGAGGAACGGCGTGGCGAGCAGTTGCTCGACGTCGAACGGGCTGCCGTGGCCTGA
- a CDS encoding Ig-like domain-containing protein, giving the protein MANVQRGARAGAAAVALGLSLAWPTVAIASADSHDQDSSSVSAGPAKASSGTAKSARTAKPSQDSAASSSTKTSSAAAGSTRKPTSAARVHASTPAATTVEKPKAQSSRSVSDATSVASTESTPAQTTDNQQPATSSAAQAVTATPAVTATTTSTITAFRVPTANASPTDVLTGLVGSVQGLFEGAALLVRRTFFNEAPKVTPVQLTGEVTGAITGKVGAADPEGDRLVYKVTQQGHYGTVAVDAAGNYTYTPNDPGANIVDSFVVSATDTGPHINLLNWFRTSSTYAAGSIYQEPAGTPRITYTFTYGNGSQFWSSAARAELAATAIYLSSYFEPQHNVTVTYAVTGQYSLAGATLASAGSDLISDSGFASTVVQNKILTGVDSNGSAADGTIDWNFGYGWGYFATVPAGSYDFQSTAMHELLHTYGFLSVVDKAGNNTVENWTVFDSHMVDKNGNSVFNGTTFNTAYNPNLTGGVSNGMYFGGANAMAANGGNPVPLYSPNPWESGSSMSHLNDDFYTGANEKLMNASSDTGLGVRTLSTIEIGIMKDLGYTMVSSSPTVAVLFVGLMLVRRRRQRTASSTV; this is encoded by the coding sequence ATGGCAAATGTCCAGCGTGGCGCACGAGCTGGTGCGGCCGCCGTCGCATTGGGCCTGTCTCTGGCGTGGCCGACCGTCGCCATTGCCAGCGCCGACAGCCACGACCAGGATTCATCCTCGGTATCGGCCGGCCCGGCAAAGGCCAGTAGCGGAACTGCGAAATCGGCCCGCACGGCCAAGCCCAGCCAGGACAGCGCCGCATCGTCGTCGACGAAGACGTCGTCTGCCGCCGCCGGCAGCACTCGCAAGCCCACGTCAGCGGCCCGCGTTCACGCCAGCACCCCCGCCGCGACCACCGTCGAGAAGCCCAAGGCGCAGTCCAGCCGCTCGGTCTCCGATGCCACATCCGTCGCGAGCACCGAGAGCACCCCGGCGCAGACGACCGACAACCAACAGCCGGCCACGAGCTCCGCCGCCCAAGCCGTGACCGCCACCCCGGCCGTGACCGCCACGACGACGTCGACGATCACCGCCTTCCGGGTGCCCACGGCCAACGCCTCCCCCACCGATGTGTTGACCGGTCTGGTCGGCTCGGTGCAGGGACTCTTCGAGGGCGCGGCCCTGTTGGTGCGCCGCACGTTCTTCAACGAGGCACCGAAGGTCACCCCGGTTCAGCTAACCGGTGAAGTCACCGGGGCGATCACCGGCAAGGTCGGCGCAGCCGATCCTGAAGGCGACCGCCTCGTCTACAAGGTGACCCAGCAAGGCCACTACGGCACAGTCGCCGTCGACGCCGCGGGCAACTACACCTACACCCCGAACGACCCAGGCGCCAACATCGTCGACTCGTTCGTGGTCTCGGCCACCGACACCGGGCCGCACATCAACCTGCTCAACTGGTTCCGGACCTCCAGCACCTATGCGGCCGGCTCGATCTACCAGGAGCCTGCCGGCACCCCGAGGATCACGTACACCTTCACCTACGGGAACGGCTCGCAGTTCTGGTCGAGCGCGGCGCGCGCCGAGTTGGCGGCGACCGCCATCTACCTGTCGAGCTATTTCGAGCCGCAGCACAACGTCACGGTCACGTATGCGGTCACCGGCCAGTACTCGCTGGCGGGCGCGACGCTGGCATCGGCGGGCAGCGACCTGATCAGTGACAGCGGCTTCGCCTCGACCGTGGTGCAGAACAAGATCCTCACCGGCGTGGACTCGAACGGCTCGGCCGCTGACGGCACGATCGACTGGAACTTCGGCTACGGCTGGGGCTACTTCGCCACGGTGCCCGCGGGAAGCTACGACTTCCAGTCCACGGCGATGCACGAACTGCTGCACACCTACGGCTTCCTGTCGGTCGTGGACAAGGCCGGCAACAACACTGTCGAGAACTGGACGGTCTTCGACAGCCACATGGTCGACAAGAACGGGAATTCGGTCTTCAACGGCACCACGTTCAACACCGCCTACAACCCGAACCTGACCGGCGGCGTCAGCAACGGCATGTACTTCGGCGGCGCCAACGCGATGGCGGCCAACGGCGGGAACCCGGTGCCGCTGTACAGCCCGAACCCGTGGGAGTCCGGCAGCTCGATGTCGCACCTGAACGACGACTTCTACACCGGCGCCAACGAGAAGCTGATGAACGCGTCATCCGACACCGGGCTGGGCGTGCGGACTTTGAGCACCATCGAGATCGGCATCATGAAGGATCTCGGCTACACGATGGTGTCGTCGTCCCCGACCGTCGCGGTGCTGTTCGTCGGCCTGATGCTCGTCCGCCGCCGCAGGCAGCGGACGGCCAGCAGCACCGTCTAG